In the Glycine max cultivar Williams 82 chromosome 19, Glycine_max_v4.0, whole genome shotgun sequence genome, tttgtttccatTGGACTATGACCTTATCTTAGATCATATAGAAGCTCCAAATCCTTATCGCTTAGTGGATTACGTTGTGTTTGGTGAAATCTCCCCTATAAGCATAAGAAAACTCTAAACTAGTATAACACCATACCTgtgaagaaagtaaaaaggtaAGCTTGGCATATCAGCTCCTAACGGTTGAAACAGCTTTATTAAACCCTATAATCTatgtataacttttcactcaacTTTTAGTTGTTTCTGTTTCATTCATATGCTGCTCAATAAATTACATTACCAAAAGTATAGAATAATTCTCACAAACGAATCAGGTTTTATTCAATCTTTTCACTTTATTGCTCATACTTCACATATACTATACTAGTATTATTTTATGCCTACTGAATCGTAAGGTATCTAGTTCGTACGCCTTTTACCCAGCATTTAGGAGTTATGATTATGTTTTTACGTTAACAGCTTGCCAAATCCAAATGGAAGCAGTGTGTAAAAGGCTAAAAGCCTGCGAATGGATCTTTGGAGCTCTCTTCCACTTGAGAACTGGAGAGAATCCAGTAAGTTTTTACTTGCGGAGGAGAGCCATCAGGTTTCAGGTGGCTTTGGCAGGCTAATTAGTGAATGGCCCAAATTTTGTGGCACTGCcattttgaaaaagcaaaagaaataaataagaaaggcTACGCTAAAATGGCCTCCCTCAGGTGTGGTGACTTCTgcttttcattcaattttatcGGGGAAAGAGAGGAGGAGAGCCTCGACTGGTGAGCCACGTGATAGATTCGGTAACATTGGATGGTGTCCCTAGCTTTTTTGCTTCCTTCAActgctcttttcttttctactaTCCACCTGacagtaaataataataacagtgACTCACTAATCTAATAATCTAATCagagaaaaaagaaactcaGATTATGTTCTAATCAAGTAGCCAAAAACCTTTGTTTAATGTACGCTAACATGTCAATTAAATTTCGGAGAAGAGGGTGTAATCAacaacttttctttttaaaaaaaaggaaactgaAAATCAGTGAGAGAAAAAGAGTGTGGCGGGCAGGACAAGAACAGTATGTTGCACGTACACTTTCGTCCCCACCAAACTTATCCAATCAATAAAGAAAAAgcagtgaaagaaagaaaagggtgAAGGTGTGGTGTGCGAGTTGTAGTGAGGCCTTGTTTCATTAGTTAATGATGGCCGCACGTTTCATGTTAATGATCATCATCATTTATATTCTCTTATTATTATGGTCCTTTTGATCATTAATTCACCCAGTTCCCTGTTCCATTCTGATCTCACTGTTCTTACGCACACTTATTACTTATATTACAGTCGCAAATGGATGTCCTATGATTACAAAACTTACGATGACGCTGCAGCCCATATCACTTCAGTAGGTAAACTCATGCTACGCTTAAACCTTCTTATTTGTAAAACAGTGATGCTAATTAGTACGAAAATCTCTCACACAAATGCACACGAATTCAAAACTAGCCACGTTATTGCATAAACATTCAAGTatgaaatagaataaaaagctAAAGCAATCAGTTTGTGGCACATAAGATTTGTATGGATTCGTTCAATAATATTCCGTATCTAATATCATTTTCCTTTGTCAAAAAAGAATGGAAGCaataagaaatgaattttaGACCATTTACATGTATAAGTTTTATgctcaattaaataatttttatattatcatcgaATCATAAAATCATCATTTGAAGTGTGTCCATTTGAGGTGATTGtgagttcttttatttttggttttcaaatatttcaaacaaaaaagtatttgataaaaaatgaaactcaaataatttttaaattatctttgaaATACTTTTCCACTCATTtttaaaaccaagaaaaaatattttgtgagtTGGTTTAGTTTAAAAAACACACACTTTTCCCAATTTGATAATGATACTTTTTGTTATCATCGTTACTATCACCACCACCATAGTTATTGTCACTATCACCATCGATACTACCATCACCATCGTTGTCACTGTAACTAATTGTCACTACCATGACCACCAACATTGTTATTACTATCATCATCGACATTACTATCACCACCACCATTATCATTGTTACCACCATTACCTTCGTCACCAACACCGCTAACACAACCACCACTGTCACTGTCACCATCGTTGCCATCACCACCACTACCATCAATGTCACCGTTATTGTCACCACCACTATCATTATCAATAATACCATCTCTATTACTATCATCACCACCACAACCACCACCGTCATCATTGCAACCACCACCACACCATCACCACTTGTTGCCAATACCAATATTGCTACTAGCATCCCCCACTACCATCATTGTCATGATCACACCAACACCACTACCATCATTGTTATCACCATTGTACCTGATTGTCACCATCATGATTATTATTATCGTTATCACCAACATTGTCACTATCACCACTACTTTCGTCACTGTCACTACAACCACCACCACTTTGGTGGCGCCACCAACACCATTATCATCATTGTCACCACCGACATCACCATCGACATTGCtgctaccaccaccaccatcaatgTCACTATCACTATCACCACTACCAACGATACCACATCCGTC is a window encoding:
- the LOC106797396 gene encoding N66 matrix protein-like; its protein translation is MLEVTPAIEIPMVVIVTMTIVIMMVEVTLVVVTTDGGNNVGRVVVVVVLVLEATDGGGYGGNDDDGCGIVGSGDSDSDIDGGGGSSNVDGDVGGDNDDNGVGGATKVVVVVVTVTKVVVIVTMLVITIIIIMMVTIRYNGDNNDGSGVGVIMTMMVVGDASSNIGIGNKCGGDNNGDIDGSGGDGNDGDSDSGGCVSGVGDEGNGGNNDNGGGDSNVDDDSNNNVGGHGSDN